From Serinicoccus profundi, the proteins below share one genomic window:
- a CDS encoding DinB family protein translates to MDEAKDTLHRYLRSARDAVIWKVEGLSEYDARRPLTPTGTSMLGVVTHLAWVDCGYLGASFGRPFPEPEPWDFDDPATDPNADLVPDPGLSLEQTLAFYRRATAWSDETIAATPLEATGTVPWWREERRHPTLHTMLVHLVAQTHRHAGHLDILRERIDDRIGMIPDATNVVDGYDWPAHVARVQEAADRFR, encoded by the coding sequence GTGGACGAGGCCAAAGACACCCTGCACCGCTACCTCCGGTCGGCGCGCGACGCGGTCATCTGGAAGGTCGAGGGATTGAGCGAGTATGACGCCCGCCGGCCCCTCACCCCGACCGGCACCAGCATGCTCGGGGTGGTGACGCACCTGGCCTGGGTCGACTGCGGCTACCTCGGTGCGTCGTTCGGGCGGCCGTTCCCCGAGCCCGAGCCGTGGGACTTCGACGATCCCGCCACCGACCCCAACGCCGACCTCGTGCCCGACCCGGGGCTGAGCCTGGAGCAGACGCTCGCGTTCTACCGACGCGCGACGGCATGGTCGGACGAGACGATCGCCGCGACCCCGCTCGAGGCGACGGGGACGGTGCCGTGGTGGCGCGAGGAGCGCCGCCACCCCACCCTGCACACGATGCTCGTCCACCTCGTCGCCCAGACGCACCGGCACGCCGGGCATCTCGACATCCTGCGCGAGAGGATCGACGACCGGATCGGGATGATCCCGGACGCCACCAACGTCGTGGACGGCTACGACTGGCCCGCGCACGTCGCGAGGGTGCAGGAGGCGGCCGACCGGTTCCGCTGA
- a CDS encoding MGH1-like glycoside hydrolase domain-containing protein has protein sequence MSTAEHDRLADSDDSRAAWRRWGPYVSARQWGTVREDYSADGDAWNYLPFDHSHLRAYRWGEDGLAGISDLDGYLNLGLALWNGRDDRLKERLFGLTNPQGNHGEDVKEYWWALEGTPTHSYASWLYRYPQAAFPYEELVRVNGERGIEEEEYELADTGVFEGDRFFDVQVRHAKASPSDLCVEITATNHGPDAAPLHLVPQLWFRNTWSWGLDERRPRLWAGEPRQGYAAAVIGEHHELGRVRLEASSGPGAEQVEPSLLFCDNETNVAALWGEDAARDGDTAYPKDAVNRAVVHGQADAANPAQTGTKAALWWRFEAVPPGESVTVRLRLTELEGAPAAATGVEEVLALREQECEAFYAQVIPAGTSEQDALIARRAFAGLQWGKQLYLYDIRRWIEGDPGQPPPPPERHTRQTGRNTRWRHVNLAEVISMPDEWEYPWFATWDLAFHCVALAHVDPFFAKWQLLLMCREWVMNPNGQLAAYEWNFSDVNPPVHPWAAWQVFSIDGGRDRDFLERVVLKMLLNFPWWVNRKDSEGSNVFEGGFLGMDNVGLFDRSEALTGGQRLEQADATAWMGMFCLKMLRMSAELARHDKAWDEVSTKFLVHFLSIAEALDDFGTHHTSLWDTEDEFFHDVLVDDDGTAHRMPVRSMVGLLPLTGISIVPNWVATELPDVTDFFQGWTERRPELADALIHTNHRGYALRTLSLVSKEQWSALLRPLLDEGEFLSPHGIRSLSAAHRDGVSVHVAGADLSLRYVPGESDSGMFGGNSNWRGPVWLPVNALLLDALRIYGRGAGAGVEVEYPTGSGQQMGMEQVAHEVEERLISLFRPGSDGRRPSTPRHHPGGPLWDVHPTFSEYFHGDSGAGLGASHQTGWTALVAHFICAPDGIPNR, from the coding sequence GTGAGCACCGCAGAGCACGACCGCCTCGCCGACTCCGACGACTCGCGCGCAGCCTGGCGCCGTTGGGGTCCCTACGTCTCGGCCCGCCAGTGGGGGACCGTCCGTGAGGACTACTCCGCGGACGGTGACGCGTGGAACTACCTCCCCTTCGACCACAGCCACCTGCGGGCCTACCGCTGGGGCGAGGACGGCCTGGCCGGGATCAGCGACCTCGACGGCTACCTCAACCTCGGCCTGGCGCTCTGGAACGGTCGCGACGACCGGCTCAAGGAGCGGCTCTTCGGCCTGACCAACCCGCAGGGCAACCACGGTGAGGACGTCAAGGAGTACTGGTGGGCGCTGGAGGGCACGCCCACGCACAGCTACGCCTCCTGGCTCTACCGCTACCCGCAGGCGGCCTTCCCCTACGAGGAGCTCGTGCGGGTCAACGGTGAGCGGGGGATCGAGGAGGAGGAGTACGAGCTCGCCGACACCGGGGTGTTCGAGGGCGACCGCTTCTTCGACGTGCAGGTCCGCCACGCCAAGGCGAGCCCGAGCGACCTCTGCGTGGAGATCACGGCGACCAACCACGGACCCGACGCGGCCCCCCTGCACCTCGTGCCGCAGCTGTGGTTCCGCAACACCTGGAGCTGGGGTCTGGACGAGCGGCGGCCCCGGCTGTGGGCGGGGGAACCGCGACAGGGGTATGCCGCCGCCGTCATCGGCGAGCACCACGAGCTCGGCCGGGTGCGCCTCGAGGCGTCCTCCGGTCCCGGCGCCGAGCAGGTCGAGCCCTCACTTCTCTTCTGCGACAACGAGACCAACGTCGCCGCCCTCTGGGGTGAGGACGCTGCGCGCGATGGCGACACGGCATACCCCAAGGACGCGGTGAACCGCGCGGTGGTGCACGGCCAGGCGGATGCCGCCAACCCGGCGCAGACGGGGACCAAAGCGGCGCTCTGGTGGCGCTTCGAGGCCGTCCCGCCGGGGGAGAGCGTCACCGTCCGGCTGCGGCTCACCGAGCTGGAGGGCGCACCGGCCGCCGCCACCGGGGTCGAGGAGGTCCTCGCGTTGCGGGAGCAGGAGTGCGAGGCGTTCTACGCCCAGGTCATCCCTGCGGGAACGAGCGAGCAGGACGCGCTCATCGCGCGGCGCGCCTTCGCCGGGCTCCAGTGGGGCAAGCAGCTCTACCTCTACGATATCCGGCGGTGGATCGAGGGTGACCCGGGGCAGCCGCCGCCCCCGCCGGAGCGGCATACCCGGCAGACCGGGCGCAACACCCGGTGGCGGCACGTCAACCTGGCCGAGGTCATCTCGATGCCGGACGAGTGGGAGTACCCCTGGTTCGCGACGTGGGACCTGGCCTTCCACTGCGTCGCGCTGGCCCACGTCGACCCCTTCTTCGCCAAGTGGCAGCTGCTGCTCATGTGCCGGGAGTGGGTGATGAACCCCAACGGCCAGCTCGCGGCCTACGAGTGGAACTTCTCCGACGTCAACCCGCCGGTGCACCCGTGGGCGGCCTGGCAGGTCTTCAGCATCGACGGCGGCCGCGACCGCGACTTCCTCGAGCGGGTCGTGCTCAAGATGCTGCTCAACTTCCCGTGGTGGGTGAACCGCAAGGACTCCGAGGGGTCCAACGTCTTCGAGGGCGGCTTCCTCGGGATGGACAACGTCGGACTCTTCGACCGGAGCGAGGCGCTGACCGGCGGGCAACGGCTGGAGCAGGCGGACGCCACCGCGTGGATGGGGATGTTCTGCCTCAAGATGCTGCGGATGTCGGCCGAGCTGGCGCGGCACGACAAGGCGTGGGACGAGGTGTCGACGAAGTTCCTCGTGCACTTCCTGTCGATCGCGGAGGCGCTGGACGACTTCGGCACGCACCACACCTCCCTCTGGGACACCGAGGACGAGTTCTTTCACGACGTGCTCGTCGACGACGACGGCACGGCGCACCGGATGCCGGTGCGCTCGATGGTGGGCCTGCTGCCGCTCACCGGCATCTCGATCGTGCCCAACTGGGTCGCGACCGAGCTGCCCGACGTCACCGACTTCTTCCAGGGATGGACCGAGCGGCGCCCCGAGCTCGCCGACGCACTCATCCACACCAACCACCGCGGGTATGCGCTGCGCACCCTGTCGCTGGTGTCGAAGGAGCAGTGGTCGGCGCTGCTGCGGCCGCTGCTCGACGAGGGGGAGTTCCTCTCCCCGCACGGGATCCGGTCGCTGTCCGCGGCGCACCGCGACGGCGTGAGCGTCCACGTCGCCGGGGCCGACCTCTCGCTGCGCTACGTGCCCGGCGAGTCGGACTCGGGGATGTTCGGCGGCAACTCCAACTGGCGCGGGCCGGTCTGGCTGCCGGTCAACGCGTTGCTGCTCGACGCGTTGCGGATCTACGGCCGCGGGGCCGGGGCCGGCGTCGAGGTGGAGTACCCCACCGGGTCCGGGCAGCAGATGGGTATGGAGCAGGTCGCCCACGAGGTCGAGGAGCGGCTGATCTCGCTCTTCCGCCCCGGGAGCGACGGCCGCCGCCCCAGCACGCCGCGCCACCACCCGGGCGGTCCGTTGTGGGACGTCCACCCGACGTTCAGCGAGTACTTCCACGGCGACAGCGGGGCCGGGCTCGGTGCGTCGCACCAGACGGGCTGGACCGCCCTCGTGGCGCACTTCATCTGCGCGCCGGACGGCATACCGAACCGGTGA
- a CDS encoding PQQ-binding-like beta-propeller repeat protein produces MGIRTAQITSLALLLAIAGCDAGEVGQETAPSTASTASAGDDAVQTSASPPDTAARTTEAPTAPSAQVAWHEDLTPVSGPRLVDGVLVLYAVENEQLLLVALDPESGTELWRKMSSASDITPARPLQVEVADGRVVHLQPGLGADGESEAAALALARDPRSGESEGPKDFTNRVHAQAPSRCPGSSSDVCTSPLSPDGQLDFPQVLENGTGAHDWAPGGDPRAMTFVERIGPMDLARGEHPRLGRLRAGGLLWSASTNDLVGPSASTNSGWEFVGWKKELLIGSVGLTHDFAQDDMDLTGSAVFALDAETGERRWISRKSDLACNTSLYSAGGALTACRYDAGTTSFTDDGRVLRDTEVSVVRLDPETGKTRWSVPVMEGDLDGLLVPGVVDEQHVAVAGQVIDTADGSSREQTGDDVVWYPSRSRIPLDRPGTDYSFVTGADTWRVSGDRDASAEDLAWPLPPGVGVELDDGTRVVAHDHGLTAYSAP; encoded by the coding sequence ATGGGGATTCGCACCGCACAGATCACCTCTCTCGCCCTGCTGCTCGCGATAGCGGGCTGCGATGCCGGCGAGGTGGGGCAGGAGACCGCTCCCTCGACCGCATCGACCGCATCGGCCGGGGACGATGCCGTGCAGACGTCGGCGTCGCCGCCGGACACTGCTGCCCGGACCACGGAGGCGCCGACCGCACCCTCGGCTCAGGTGGCGTGGCACGAGGACCTGACCCCGGTGTCCGGGCCGAGGCTGGTCGACGGCGTTCTCGTGCTGTATGCCGTGGAGAACGAGCAGCTCCTGCTCGTCGCGCTCGACCCGGAGTCCGGGACGGAGCTGTGGCGCAAGATGTCCTCGGCGTCCGACATCACACCGGCACGCCCGCTGCAGGTCGAGGTCGCTGACGGCCGAGTGGTCCACCTGCAGCCGGGTCTCGGCGCCGACGGTGAGTCCGAGGCGGCAGCCCTCGCTCTCGCCAGGGATCCTCGCAGTGGTGAGTCGGAGGGGCCCAAGGACTTCACCAACCGGGTCCACGCCCAGGCGCCCAGCCGGTGCCCGGGGAGCTCGTCGGACGTCTGCACCTCACCGCTGTCCCCCGACGGCCAGCTCGACTTCCCCCAGGTCCTCGAGAACGGGACGGGCGCGCACGACTGGGCACCCGGTGGCGACCCCCGTGCCATGACGTTCGTCGAGCGCATCGGTCCGATGGATCTGGCCCGCGGCGAGCATCCGCGCCTCGGGCGGTTGCGTGCGGGTGGGCTCCTCTGGAGCGCCTCCACCAACGACCTCGTCGGCCCCTCGGCATCGACGAACAGCGGCTGGGAGTTCGTCGGGTGGAAGAAGGAGCTGCTCATCGGGTCCGTCGGCCTGACGCACGACTTCGCGCAGGACGACATGGACCTCACCGGCTCGGCCGTCTTCGCGCTGGACGCGGAGACCGGGGAGCGACGGTGGATCTCCCGGAAGAGTGATCTGGCCTGCAACACGAGCCTCTACAGCGCCGGCGGCGCCTTGACGGCGTGCCGCTACGACGCCGGCACGACCAGCTTCACCGACGACGGCCGGGTGCTGCGAGACACCGAGGTGAGTGTCGTACGCCTCGACCCCGAGACGGGCAAGACCCGATGGAGCGTGCCCGTGATGGAGGGTGACCTCGACGGCCTCCTCGTCCCCGGGGTCGTCGACGAGCAGCACGTCGCGGTCGCCGGACAGGTCATCGACACCGCGGACGGCTCCTCCCGGGAGCAGACCGGGGACGACGTGGTGTGGTACCCCAGCCGGTCCCGTATCCCGCTGGACCGACCTGGGACCGACTACTCCTTCGTCACCGGGGCCGACACCTGGCGCGTGAGTGGAGACCGGGACGCGAGTGCAGAGGACCTCGCCTGGCCACTGCCTCCTGGCGTGGGCGTCGAGCTCGACGACGGGACTCGCGTCGTCGCTCACGACCACGGTCTCACCGCCTACAGCGCGCCGTGA
- a CDS encoding SDR family NAD(P)-dependent oxidoreductase, which produces MPVRDLAGRRIAIVGASGALGSLLARRLVDEGARLLLVGRDEQRLRALGIDAPTVVADLGDATAGDRVAAAATEHLGGLDGVVNAAGIAAFGSLVDTPDEVIEEVFTTNVIGPAFLLRRLLPLLQESKGFVVNLSAILAERPMAGMGVYAASKAAMTCLDRALASELRRASVSVLDVRPPHTETGLADRPIHGTAPRLPQGLEPQVVADRIVQAIAAGDTELASDAFTSGD; this is translated from the coding sequence ATGCCTGTCAGAGACCTCGCCGGACGTCGGATCGCCATCGTCGGGGCCAGCGGCGCCCTCGGCTCGCTGCTCGCGCGCCGGCTCGTCGACGAGGGTGCGCGCCTGCTCCTGGTGGGCCGCGACGAGCAGCGGCTCCGGGCGCTGGGGATCGACGCCCCGACCGTGGTCGCCGACCTCGGCGACGCCACCGCGGGTGACCGGGTGGCGGCCGCCGCGACCGAGCACCTCGGTGGCCTCGACGGTGTCGTCAACGCCGCCGGCATCGCCGCCTTCGGCTCGCTGGTCGACACCCCGGACGAGGTCATCGAGGAGGTCTTCACCACCAACGTCATCGGCCCGGCCTTCCTGCTGCGCCGGCTCCTGCCCCTCCTGCAGGAGTCGAAGGGGTTCGTCGTCAACCTCAGCGCGATCCTGGCCGAGCGCCCGATGGCCGGGATGGGGGTGTATGCCGCGAGCAAGGCGGCGATGACCTGTCTCGACCGGGCGCTCGCCAGCGAGCTGCGCCGGGCCTCGGTCTCGGTGCTGGACGTGCGTCCGCCGCATACCGAGACCGGTCTCGCCGACCGCCCGATCCACGGCACCGCACCGCGTCTGCCCCAGGGCCTGGAGCCTCAGGTCGTGGCCGACCGGATCGTGCAAGCCATCGCCGCGGGAGACACCGAGCTCGCCTCCGACGCCTTCACGTCCGGCGACTGA
- a CDS encoding histidine phosphatase family protein yields the protein MSDLQCPARIVLLDADVAHTSTEALQAERVAHVYADRGCGALDPATALAAAWEVVVTGLDASPGGLRTALEDLADLHRGETVVVVTHGEVMTALLPTLGWAVEDRAPCAGLVLERDGDGWRNRGRVTARPDGGAAQTA from the coding sequence ATGAGCGACCTGCAGTGCCCGGCCCGCATCGTCCTGCTGGACGCCGACGTGGCGCACACCTCGACCGAGGCCCTTCAGGCCGAGCGGGTGGCTCACGTCTACGCGGACAGGGGATGTGGGGCCCTGGACCCGGCCACCGCGCTCGCGGCGGCGTGGGAGGTCGTGGTCACCGGGCTGGATGCCAGCCCAGGCGGCTTGCGCACCGCCTTGGAGGACCTCGCCGACCTGCACCGCGGCGAGACCGTGGTGGTCGTGACTCACGGCGAGGTCATGACCGCCCTCCTGCCCACGCTGGGGTGGGCCGTCGAGGACCGTGCCCCGTGCGCCGGTCTGGTCCTGGAGCGTGACGGGGACGGCTGGCGCAACCGTGGTCGGGTGACCGCACGCCCGGATGGAGGCGCCGCTCAGACGGCGTAG